A genomic stretch from Acropora palmata chromosome 13, jaAcrPala1.3, whole genome shotgun sequence includes:
- the LOC141863056 gene encoding small ribosomal subunit protein mS25-like: MADKCKLLHYAAKRYLVSKATNQKIGKFPVQRTLEHLQRCNVVLNQDVKQMKINLLQPIDQFNNGAHRFFWENFPQLKYKNPQVKFCRSEKKTKAEDILVEFVDGRMETISTRQKSPSQIMQEVINIATLPDTRPDNVADDVSMTREKETS, from the exons atggccgACAAATGTAAGCTTCTTCATTATGCGGCGAAAAGATATCTGGTTAGCAAAGCCACCAACCAAAAGATAGGGAAATTTCCTGTGCAGCGTACTCTTGAGCATCTGCAAAGATGTAATGTTGTCTTGAATCAAGATGTCAAACAGATGAAAATTAATCTTCTTCAACCAATCGATCAGTTCAACAACGGAGCACA TCGCTTTTTCTGGGAAAACTTCCCACAGTTAAAGTATAAGAATCCACAAGTCAAGTTTTGTCGgtcagagaaaaaaacaaaagcagagGATATTCTCGTAGAGTTCG TTGATGGACGAATGGAGACAATATCAACAAGACAGAAAAGCCCTTCACAGATCATGCAGGAGGTCATAAATATTGCCACATTACCAGACACAAG ACCTGATAATGTGGCTGATGATGTTTCCAtgacaagagaaaaagaaacaagctgA
- the LOC141863051 gene encoding armadillo repeat-containing protein 10-like isoform X2 translates to MSGTGRAARIVLYAVCSTFAAATLLFTLYYLRNRKRSRKKERITGPSIRLYDQPSLATFIDGSETSLAELLKENGHGEFSKGTISSLLRCIEVAETSMLEKFLVALLNCSAFTANQNTIRECGGLPLLISLLSHDNKVVNIKAAQVLSNLAMNEENQQTLKDSVFAIIKILEYCDIFNNEEFGIELLRLLVNLSATNIAHEEIMTGVAEYYSILGQSLSRQIQQVLRLLVNLSCNANNLDGLLEFKPFIMLQSFMLPDNSDDIILRAVTISANLLSNSDCYTKEQQLMVTEDLNVLYGELTELLEHSNEDIQSQAKRAFRSVFAFRMMYTAL, encoded by the exons atgtcGGGAACTGGGAGAGCTGCAAGGATTGTGTTGTATGCAGTTTGTTCCACGTTCGCAGCCGCAACATTATTATTCACTCTATATTATCTAAGAAATCGCAAACGAAgtagaaaaaaggaaaggattACCGGACCGTCTATTAGACTGTACGATCAGCCAAGCTTGGCCACGTTTATTGACGGGTCAGAAACCTCTTTGGCGgaacttttgaaagaaaacggACATGGCGAGTTCTCAAAAGGGACCATATCATCTCTGTTGAGATGTATAGAAGTGGCAGAAACTAGCATGTTGGAAAAGTTCCTTGTAGCTCTTTTAAATTGTTCTGCATTCACGGCAAATCAG AACACTATTCGTGAGTGCGGAGGTTTACCTCTGCTTATTTCACTATTGTCACATGACAACAAAGTGGTCAACATCAAGGCAGCACAAGTGCTGTCAAACTTGGCAATGAATGAAGAAAACCAGCAAACCTTGAAG GACAGTGTGTTTGCTAtaataaaaattcttgaatACTGTGATATTTTCAACAATGAAGAGTTTGGGATAGAACTCTTGAGGCTGCTTGTGAATTTGTCTGCGACTAATATTGCACATGAGGAAATCATGACTGGGGTAGCAGAATATTACAGTATTCTTGGACAGAGTCTCTCAAGACAAATTCAG CAAGTGTTAAGACTTCTGGTGAACTTGTCTTGCAATGCCAATAATCTTGATGGACTACTAGAATTCAAG CCCTTTATTATGCTGCAGAGTTTCATGCTACCAGACAACTCAGATGACATTATCTTGCGAGCTGTGACAATATCAGCCAATTTGCTATCAAATTCTGATTGTTACACCAAG GAACAACAATTGATGGTTACAGAAGATCTCAATGTATTGTATGGTGAATTAACAGAGCTGTTGGAAcattcaaatgaagatatacAGTCTCAAGCTAAAAGAGCTTTCAGGAGTGTGTTTGCATTTCGAATGATGTACACTGCTTTGTAA
- the LOC141863051 gene encoding armadillo repeat-containing protein 10-like isoform X4 has translation MSGTGRAARIVLYAVCSTFAAATLLFTLYYLRNRKRSRKKERITGPSIRLYDQPSLATFIDGSETSLAELLKENGHGEFSKGTISSLLRCIEVAETSMLEKFLVALLNCSAFTANQNTIRECGGLPLLISLLSHDNKVVNIKAAQVLSNLAMNEENQQTLKDSVFAIIKILEYCDIFNNEEFGIELLRLLVNLSATNIAHEEIMTGVAEYYSILGQSLSRQIQQVLRLLVNLSCNANNLDGLLEFKSFMLPDNSDDIILRAVTISANLLSNSDCYTKEQQLMVTEDLNVLYGELTELLEHSNEDIQSQAKRAFRSVFAFRMMYTAL, from the exons atgtcGGGAACTGGGAGAGCTGCAAGGATTGTGTTGTATGCAGTTTGTTCCACGTTCGCAGCCGCAACATTATTATTCACTCTATATTATCTAAGAAATCGCAAACGAAgtagaaaaaaggaaaggattACCGGACCGTCTATTAGACTGTACGATCAGCCAAGCTTGGCCACGTTTATTGACGGGTCAGAAACCTCTTTGGCGgaacttttgaaagaaaacggACATGGCGAGTTCTCAAAAGGGACCATATCATCTCTGTTGAGATGTATAGAAGTGGCAGAAACTAGCATGTTGGAAAAGTTCCTTGTAGCTCTTTTAAATTGTTCTGCATTCACGGCAAATCAG AACACTATTCGTGAGTGCGGAGGTTTACCTCTGCTTATTTCACTATTGTCACATGACAACAAAGTGGTCAACATCAAGGCAGCACAAGTGCTGTCAAACTTGGCAATGAATGAAGAAAACCAGCAAACCTTGAAG GACAGTGTGTTTGCTAtaataaaaattcttgaatACTGTGATATTTTCAACAATGAAGAGTTTGGGATAGAACTCTTGAGGCTGCTTGTGAATTTGTCTGCGACTAATATTGCACATGAGGAAATCATGACTGGGGTAGCAGAATATTACAGTATTCTTGGACAGAGTCTCTCAAGACAAATTCAG CAAGTGTTAAGACTTCTGGTGAACTTGTCTTGCAATGCCAATAATCTTGATGGACTACTAGAATTCAAG AGTTTCATGCTACCAGACAACTCAGATGACATTATCTTGCGAGCTGTGACAATATCAGCCAATTTGCTATCAAATTCTGATTGTTACACCAAG GAACAACAATTGATGGTTACAGAAGATCTCAATGTATTGTATGGTGAATTAACAGAGCTGTTGGAAcattcaaatgaagatatacAGTCTCAAGCTAAAAGAGCTTTCAGGAGTGTGTTTGCATTTCGAATGATGTACACTGCTTTGTAA
- the LOC141863051 gene encoding armadillo repeat-containing protein 10-like isoform X3, producing the protein MSGTGRAARIVLYAVCSTFAAATLLFTLYYLRNRKRSRKKERITGPSIRLYDQPSLATFIDGSETSLAELLKENGHGEFSKGTISSLLRCIEVAETSMLEKFLVALLNCSAFTANQNTIRECGGLPLLISLLSHDNKVVNIKAAQVLSNLAMNEENQQTLKDSVFAIIKILEYCDIFNNEEFGIELLRLLVNLSATNIAHEEIMTGVAEYYSILGQSLSRQIQQQVLRLLVNLSCNANNLDGLLEFKSFMLPDNSDDIILRAVTISANLLSNSDCYTKEQQLMVTEDLNVLYGELTELLEHSNEDIQSQAKRAFRSVFAFRMMYTAL; encoded by the exons atgtcGGGAACTGGGAGAGCTGCAAGGATTGTGTTGTATGCAGTTTGTTCCACGTTCGCAGCCGCAACATTATTATTCACTCTATATTATCTAAGAAATCGCAAACGAAgtagaaaaaaggaaaggattACCGGACCGTCTATTAGACTGTACGATCAGCCAAGCTTGGCCACGTTTATTGACGGGTCAGAAACCTCTTTGGCGgaacttttgaaagaaaacggACATGGCGAGTTCTCAAAAGGGACCATATCATCTCTGTTGAGATGTATAGAAGTGGCAGAAACTAGCATGTTGGAAAAGTTCCTTGTAGCTCTTTTAAATTGTTCTGCATTCACGGCAAATCAG AACACTATTCGTGAGTGCGGAGGTTTACCTCTGCTTATTTCACTATTGTCACATGACAACAAAGTGGTCAACATCAAGGCAGCACAAGTGCTGTCAAACTTGGCAATGAATGAAGAAAACCAGCAAACCTTGAAG GACAGTGTGTTTGCTAtaataaaaattcttgaatACTGTGATATTTTCAACAATGAAGAGTTTGGGATAGAACTCTTGAGGCTGCTTGTGAATTTGTCTGCGACTAATATTGCACATGAGGAAATCATGACTGGGGTAGCAGAATATTACAGTATTCTTGGACAGAGTCTCTCAAGACAAATTCAG cAGCAAGTGTTAAGACTTCTGGTGAACTTGTCTTGCAATGCCAATAATCTTGATGGACTACTAGAATTCAAG AGTTTCATGCTACCAGACAACTCAGATGACATTATCTTGCGAGCTGTGACAATATCAGCCAATTTGCTATCAAATTCTGATTGTTACACCAAG GAACAACAATTGATGGTTACAGAAGATCTCAATGTATTGTATGGTGAATTAACAGAGCTGTTGGAAcattcaaatgaagatatacAGTCTCAAGCTAAAAGAGCTTTCAGGAGTGTGTTTGCATTTCGAATGATGTACACTGCTTTGTAA
- the LOC141863051 gene encoding armadillo repeat-containing protein 10-like isoform X1, whose translation MSGTGRAARIVLYAVCSTFAAATLLFTLYYLRNRKRSRKKERITGPSIRLYDQPSLATFIDGSETSLAELLKENGHGEFSKGTISSLLRCIEVAETSMLEKFLVALLNCSAFTANQNTIRECGGLPLLISLLSHDNKVVNIKAAQVLSNLAMNEENQQTLKDSVFAIIKILEYCDIFNNEEFGIELLRLLVNLSATNIAHEEIMTGVAEYYSILGQSLSRQIQQQVLRLLVNLSCNANNLDGLLEFKPFIMLQSFMLPDNSDDIILRAVTISANLLSNSDCYTKEQQLMVTEDLNVLYGELTELLEHSNEDIQSQAKRAFRSVFAFRMMYTAL comes from the exons atgtcGGGAACTGGGAGAGCTGCAAGGATTGTGTTGTATGCAGTTTGTTCCACGTTCGCAGCCGCAACATTATTATTCACTCTATATTATCTAAGAAATCGCAAACGAAgtagaaaaaaggaaaggattACCGGACCGTCTATTAGACTGTACGATCAGCCAAGCTTGGCCACGTTTATTGACGGGTCAGAAACCTCTTTGGCGgaacttttgaaagaaaacggACATGGCGAGTTCTCAAAAGGGACCATATCATCTCTGTTGAGATGTATAGAAGTGGCAGAAACTAGCATGTTGGAAAAGTTCCTTGTAGCTCTTTTAAATTGTTCTGCATTCACGGCAAATCAG AACACTATTCGTGAGTGCGGAGGTTTACCTCTGCTTATTTCACTATTGTCACATGACAACAAAGTGGTCAACATCAAGGCAGCACAAGTGCTGTCAAACTTGGCAATGAATGAAGAAAACCAGCAAACCTTGAAG GACAGTGTGTTTGCTAtaataaaaattcttgaatACTGTGATATTTTCAACAATGAAGAGTTTGGGATAGAACTCTTGAGGCTGCTTGTGAATTTGTCTGCGACTAATATTGCACATGAGGAAATCATGACTGGGGTAGCAGAATATTACAGTATTCTTGGACAGAGTCTCTCAAGACAAATTCAG cAGCAAGTGTTAAGACTTCTGGTGAACTTGTCTTGCAATGCCAATAATCTTGATGGACTACTAGAATTCAAG CCCTTTATTATGCTGCAGAGTTTCATGCTACCAGACAACTCAGATGACATTATCTTGCGAGCTGTGACAATATCAGCCAATTTGCTATCAAATTCTGATTGTTACACCAAG GAACAACAATTGATGGTTACAGAAGATCTCAATGTATTGTATGGTGAATTAACAGAGCTGTTGGAAcattcaaatgaagatatacAGTCTCAAGCTAAAAGAGCTTTCAGGAGTGTGTTTGCATTTCGAATGATGTACACTGCTTTGTAA
- the LOC141863053 gene encoding gem-associated protein 2-like: MEPALGIFDHETLEDDESYDEAKMPSSGYEYLRRVHLEARQCPDVVVADLDTKNFSNRQTVHVNERSGWSPAPKGFAPSIDWQMQQAADFADVRQKFAQCKSQWVKVDSTLMILPKKNDPLGWCCLCLGSQVSDKISCRKEGTKTEVNKNDAESPSSTNSSQEGTPPLLSVLQHINQATLLQVLEYHVTWLEEIGFSHQQGRWFYALLVCLEKPLLPETTSLLRTLARLCATLRASLDSPHHDLISPLNLIITLVSRYFGQSDLADPG, encoded by the exons ATGGAGCCAGCGTTAGGAATTTTTGATCATGAAACCTTAGAAGACGATGAAAGTTATGATGAAGCGAAGATGCCATCGTCTGGTTATGAATACCTTCGGAGAGTTCA TCTTGAAGCCAGGCAGTGCCCAGATGTTGTGGTAGCTGATCTAGACAccaaaaatttttcaaacagaCAAACTGTTCATGTAAACGAg AGGTCAGGATGGTCACCAGCACCCAAGGGATTTGCCCCATCAATCGACTGGCAGATGCAGCAAGCAGCAGACTTTGCAGATGTTAGACAG aaatttgctCAGTGTAAATCTCAATGGGTTAAGGTGGATTCTACTTTAATGATCTTG ccaaagaaaaatgatcCTCTAGGGTGGTGTTGTTTGTGTCTTGGAAGTCAAGTTTCAGATAAAATATCCTGCAG AAAAGAGGGAACTAAAACTGAAGTGAACAAGAATGATGCTGAGAGTCCATCTTCAACAAATTCAAGTCAG gAAGGCACACCACCCCTGCTGAGTGTTTTGCAACATATAAACCAG GCCACTCTGCTGCAAGTGCTGGAATATCACGTGACATGGCTGGAAGAAATAGGTTTTTCACATCAACAG GGTCGATGGTTTTATGCCCTGTTAGTTTGCCTGGAGAAACCTCTTCTGCCGGAAACGACGTCTTTACTTCGGACACTCGCAAGGCTCTGCGCCACGCTGAGAGCGTCGttg GATTCTCCGCATCATGATCTCATTTCGCCGCTGAATTTAATCATCACTTTGGTGTCAAG gtacTTTGGTCAATCTGACTTAGCTGATCCAGGATGA